A DNA window from Chelativorans sp. AA-79 contains the following coding sequences:
- the lspA gene encoding signal peptidase II — MKARRVAPYALIVIVAILFDQGVKALVEAWLPLHQQVEILPFLALLHSRNTGVAFSFFSGVGGFWLSLLVFGIIIFIAVLAFRTDSAQLLARLGFALILGGAIGNLIDRAARGYVVDYVYFHTPVWSFAIFNLADAFITIGAVLVILEEVLAYRRERRDS, encoded by the coding sequence ATGAAAGCTCGTCGAGTCGCACCCTATGCTCTCATCGTGATCGTTGCGATCCTGTTCGACCAGGGCGTCAAAGCACTTGTCGAAGCGTGGCTTCCACTGCACCAGCAGGTCGAAATCCTGCCGTTCCTTGCCCTCCTCCACTCCCGAAACACGGGCGTCGCCTTCTCGTTCTTCTCCGGCGTCGGCGGGTTCTGGCTGAGCCTCCTGGTATTCGGGATCATCATCTTCATTGCCGTGCTCGCCTTCCGCACCGATTCGGCGCAGCTTCTTGCACGGCTGGGCTTTGCCCTGATCCTCGGCGGAGCTATCGGAAATCTCATCGATCGCGCGGCCCGCGGCTATGTGGTGGACTATGTCTATTTCCACACGCCGGTCTGGTCCTTCGCGATCTTCAACCTGGCCGATGCCTTCATCACCATCGGAGCAGTGCTCGTGATCCTGGAAGAAGTGCTCGCCTACCGCCGCGAGCGGCGGGATTCTTGA
- a CDS encoding class I SAM-dependent rRNA methyltransferase, which translates to MGRRAGPLPDERLPVILEVQPDDEYALLDSGGGRKLEQYGPYRIIRPEGQAIWQPAWNATEWEKADAVFTGDTDEEGMGRWRFPAAPLGETWPMRHEGIAYLGRFTSFRHVGVFPEQATHWAHMRGLIEEARRPIKVLNLFGYTGLASLVAAQAGAQVTHVDASKKAIGWARENQEMAGLSDRPIRWICEDAVKFAEREARRGNGYDIILLDPPAYGRGPKGEVWQLFEDLPALVETCRAILSPKPLAVVLTAYSIRASFFAIHALMRDSFVGMGGRVESGELVIREKSAGRALSTSLFSRWVAR; encoded by the coding sequence ATGGGTCGCCGCGCCGGCCCCTTGCCGGACGAACGCCTGCCCGTGATCCTGGAAGTGCAGCCAGATGACGAATACGCGCTGCTCGATTCGGGCGGTGGCCGCAAGCTCGAGCAATACGGCCCCTATCGCATCATCCGCCCGGAGGGCCAGGCGATCTGGCAGCCGGCGTGGAATGCGACGGAATGGGAGAAGGCAGACGCGGTCTTCACCGGCGACACCGACGAGGAGGGTATGGGCCGCTGGCGCTTCCCCGCCGCACCGCTCGGCGAGACGTGGCCCATGCGGCATGAAGGCATCGCCTATCTCGGCCGCTTCACGTCCTTCCGGCATGTCGGCGTGTTTCCCGAGCAGGCGACGCACTGGGCGCATATGCGTGGCCTCATCGAAGAAGCGCGGCGGCCGATCAAGGTGCTCAACCTGTTCGGATACACCGGCCTTGCCTCTCTCGTCGCGGCCCAGGCCGGCGCGCAGGTGACCCATGTGGATGCCTCGAAGAAAGCAATCGGCTGGGCGCGCGAGAACCAGGAAATGGCCGGCCTTTCGGACCGTCCCATCCGCTGGATCTGCGAGGACGCGGTGAAATTCGCCGAGCGCGAGGCGCGCCGCGGCAATGGCTATGACATCATCCTTCTCGATCCACCTGCATATGGCCGCGGCCCCAAGGGCGAGGTCTGGCAGCTTTTCGAAGACCTGCCGGCGCTGGTGGAGACCTGCCGCGCGATCCTTTCGCCGAAGCCGCTCGCGGTGGTGCTGACGGCCTATTCGATCCGCGCGTCCTTTTTTGCGATCCATGCACTGATGCGCGACAGCTTTGTCGGGATGGGCGGTCGGGTCGAATCGGGTGAACTGGTCATCCGCGAGAAGTCGGCGGGCCGCGCGCTTTCCACTTCGCTTTTCTCGCGCTGGGTGGCCCGATGA
- a CDS encoding RNA methyltransferase, with product MTGGERSRRAPGQVKEVTSLSNPLVKDIKALSLKKYRDREHAFMAEGLKLVLDALDAGWIIRTLVYAKAGRGNATVEKAAARTVAAGGLVLEVSEKVLSSITRRENPQMVVGVFEQRYLPLKEIRPSDQDVWVALDRVRDPGNLGTVIRTVDAVGAKGVILVGECTDPFSIETVRATMGSLFSVSITRAEREAFLTWRGGLPGLMVGTHLKGSVDYRNVDYSKGPILLLMGNEQQGLPETLAEACDRLVRIPQAGRADSLNLAVATGVMLYEIRRAALPASHGAA from the coding sequence ATGACCGGCGGGGAGAGGAGCAGGCGGGCGCCGGGCCAGGTGAAGGAGGTGACGAGCCTCTCCAATCCCCTCGTCAAGGACATCAAGGCGCTCTCGCTCAAGAAGTACCGGGACCGCGAGCACGCCTTCATGGCCGAGGGGTTGAAGCTGGTGCTCGACGCGCTCGATGCCGGCTGGATCATTCGGACGCTCGTCTACGCAAAGGCCGGGCGCGGAAATGCCACCGTGGAGAAGGCGGCCGCCCGTACGGTGGCGGCAGGGGGGCTGGTGCTCGAGGTCAGCGAAAAGGTGCTTTCCTCCATCACCCGGCGCGAGAACCCGCAGATGGTGGTGGGCGTCTTCGAGCAGAGATATCTGCCGCTCAAGGAAATCCGCCCCTCCGACCAGGACGTCTGGGTCGCGCTCGATCGCGTGCGGGATCCGGGCAACCTCGGCACTGTCATCCGCACGGTTGACGCGGTCGGCGCCAAGGGCGTGATCCTTGTCGGCGAGTGCACGGACCCTTTCTCCATCGAGACCGTGCGCGCCACCATGGGATCGCTGTTCTCGGTGTCCATCACACGGGCGGAGCGGGAGGCATTCCTCACCTGGCGAGGGGGACTCCCGGGTCTCATGGTGGGCACGCATCTGAAGGGTTCGGTCGACTATCGCAACGTCGACTATTCGAAAGGCCCCATTCTGCTCCTCATGGGCAATGAGCAGCAAGGCCTGCCCGAAACACTCGCCGAGGCATGCGACCGGCTGGTCCGCATCCCCCAGGCGGGCCGGGCCGATTCCCTCAATCTCGCCGTCGCCACGGGTGTGATGCTCTATGAAATCCGCCGGGCAGCACTGCCTGCAAGCCACGGGGCCGCGTGA